From Ruminococcus sp. HUN007, a single genomic window includes:
- the asnS gene encoding asparagine--tRNA ligase — MKHTDIKEILNNGEYIGKKVTVCGWVRTARDSKNVAFIELNDGTSLKHLQIVIDKASGMEYDPNALRLGTSLKVTGTAVEARQAAAEINAESIEILGECPLEYPLQKKRHTLEFLRTMPHLRGRTNTFNAVLRVRSVLAESIHRYFQERNYVYVNTPLITGSDCEGAGEMFQVTTIGYSDKYKNSDEYYADDFFGKRAGLSVSGQLEGEMAAMALGKIYTFGPSFRAENSNTPKHLAEFWHVEPEVAFAELPDVIAMAEDMLKHVIRNLLDTCPDEMQFFDDHFEKGIIARLEELISHDFGVVSYTEAIKLLEESGENFVYPVSWGCDLQTEHERYIAEKVFKKAVFVTDYPKEIKSFYMKQNPDGKTVAAVDLLVPGVGEIIGGSEREADYEKLVAAMNERNMNLDLYSDYLDLRKFGSVPHGGFGLGFERLIMYVTGIANIRDVTLYPRTVGSIR, encoded by the coding sequence ATGAAACACACCGACATCAAAGAAATCCTTAACAACGGCGAATACATCGGCAAAAAAGTAACTGTATGCGGATGGGTACGTACTGCAAGAGATTCAAAGAACGTAGCATTTATCGAACTCAATGACGGTACATCACTCAAGCATCTCCAGATCGTTATCGACAAGGCTTCAGGCATGGAATATGACCCGAATGCACTCAGACTCGGTACTTCACTGAAGGTAACAGGTACTGCTGTTGAAGCACGTCAGGCTGCAGCTGAGATCAATGCGGAATCAATCGAGATTCTCGGTGAATGTCCTCTTGAATATCCTCTTCAGAAGAAGAGACACACACTTGAATTCCTTCGTACAATGCCGCATCTCAGAGGCCGTACAAATACATTCAATGCAGTTTTAAGAGTACGTTCAGTACTTGCTGAATCTATCCACAGATATTTCCAGGAAAGAAACTATGTTTACGTAAACACACCGCTCATCACAGGCAGCGACTGCGAAGGTGCCGGTGAAATGTTCCAGGTAACTACTATCGGTTACTCAGACAAATACAAAAACAGCGACGAATACTATGCAGACGACTTCTTTGGCAAGCGTGCCGGACTCAGCGTTTCCGGTCAGCTCGAAGGCGAAATGGCTGCAATGGCTCTCGGAAAGATCTATACATTCGGACCAAGCTTCCGTGCTGAAAATTCAAACACACCGAAGCACCTCGCTGAATTCTGGCACGTTGAGCCGGAAGTTGCATTTGCTGAACTTCCTGATGTAATTGCAATGGCAGAAGACATGCTCAAGCATGTAATAAGAAATCTTCTCGACACATGCCCTGATGAAATGCAGTTCTTCGATGATCACTTCGAAAAGGGCATCATCGCAAGACTCGAGGAACTCATCTCACACGACTTCGGCGTTGTTTCATACACAGAAGCTATAAAGCTCCTCGAAGAATCAGGCGAAAACTTCGTTTATCCTGTATCATGGGGCTGCGATCTCCAGACAGAACACGAAAGATACATAGCTGAAAAGGTATTCAAAAAGGCTGTATTCGTAACTGACTATCCGAAGGAGATCAAGTCATTCTACATGAAGCAGAATCCGGACGGAAAGACAGTTGCTGCAGTTGACCTTCTCGTTCCGGGCGTAGGCGAGATCATCGGCGGAAGCGAAAGAGAAGCTGACTACGAAAAGCTCGTTGCTGCAATGAACGAAAGAAACATGAACCTCGACCTCTACAGCGACTACCTCGACCTCAGAAAGTTCGGTTCAGTTCCTCACGGCGGTTTCGGTCTCGGATTTGAACGTCTTATCATGTACGTAACAGGTATCGCAAACATCCGTGACGTAACACTCTACCCAAGAACTGTAGGCAGCATCAGATAA
- a CDS encoding GGDEF domain-containing protein, which yields MTIRNIISVVSGMDEEYPYQIIKGINKFAEQNSINVTYFAAFGGIIDSKQFDTGEYSIYNLPDYSKFDGAILLSNTFSNLDIRTSIINKVKSAAIPAVIFECQDHKEFNDISINNYTVMKKLVEHLITEHGARTFNYISGPPTNIESNERYRAFRDALAEHDIDFDEKNRFYSGLFRSYDGIKAIEAFTESGMTLPDAFVSANDSMALTAMDRLQQLGYRIPDDVIITGFDHTFNAQNSFPKLTTVKRPLYYSGKRACNLLLNLIDKRAEPKSVPLEADPIFTESCGCVEKETYDIRDFKKNTYKRIEGLYTNIHMLNRLIAGLAGAETLEECINCIEKMLGLINCDNFSLCLIKNWDNTYNTAPVEDGESEYPPEMTAPFILKDGKRTSVESFPSRQLHPIPLTTGGNISYFIPLHYKERYLGYYIITNNDYPITSLLCHTMTMCIGNAISNISKLNVLDPLCKIYNRSGFVRNAGFVFNECLQNHSPISICFIDMDGLKTINDLYGHKEGDFAIRSIADAISSSCDSMDVCGRFGGDEFVVLGRGDDFIETFRRDVVKKLKEINEQSGKPYPIAASIGYITEIPQRRDQLFELIQKADAKMYENKRAKKCQRK from the coding sequence ATGACAATAAGGAATATTATTTCAGTCGTATCAGGTATGGACGAGGAATATCCGTACCAGATAATCAAGGGAATAAATAAATTCGCCGAACAGAACTCCATAAATGTCACCTATTTCGCCGCTTTCGGCGGAATAATCGACAGCAAGCAGTTTGATACCGGCGAATACAGCATATACAATCTTCCGGATTATTCAAAGTTTGACGGTGCTATTCTTCTGTCGAATACTTTTTCAAACCTGGATATACGCACGAGCATTATAAACAAGGTGAAAAGTGCCGCTATTCCTGCAGTTATTTTCGAGTGTCAGGATCACAAGGAATTCAATGACATAAGCATCAACAACTACACTGTCATGAAAAAACTCGTCGAGCATCTGATCACCGAACACGGTGCCAGAACATTCAACTACATTTCCGGTCCGCCGACGAATATTGAATCAAACGAGCGCTACAGAGCTTTCCGCGACGCACTCGCCGAACATGACATCGACTTCGATGAAAAGAACCGCTTCTATTCCGGCCTTTTCCGGAGCTATGACGGCATAAAGGCTATCGAAGCATTTACAGAGTCCGGAATGACTCTGCCGGATGCCTTCGTGAGTGCAAACGACAGCATGGCACTTACGGCAATGGACAGACTCCAGCAGCTCGGTTACAGGATCCCGGACGATGTTATAATAACAGGATTTGATCATACTTTCAACGCACAGAATTCATTTCCTAAACTCACAACAGTCAAAAGGCCGCTCTACTATTCAGGAAAAAGAGCATGCAATCTCCTGCTCAATCTTATAGACAAGAGAGCTGAACCGAAAAGCGTTCCGCTCGAGGCAGACCCTATTTTCACAGAAAGCTGCGGCTGTGTTGAAAAGGAGACCTACGACATACGTGATTTCAAGAAGAACACCTACAAGCGTATCGAAGGTCTGTACACCAACATCCACATGCTCAACCGCCTTATCGCAGGACTTGCCGGTGCCGAAACGCTTGAAGAATGCATAAACTGCATCGAAAAAATGCTCGGGCTCATAAACTGTGATAATTTCAGTCTCTGTCTCATAAAGAACTGGGACAACACATATAACACGGCTCCGGTGGAAGACGGTGAAAGTGAATATCCTCCTGAGATGACAGCTCCGTTTATCCTGAAGGACGGTAAGAGAACATCGGTCGAAAGTTTCCCGAGCCGGCAGCTTCATCCGATCCCGCTCACGACGGGTGGCAATATAAGCTATTTCATACCGCTGCACTACAAGGAAAGATATCTCGGTTACTATATAATCACCAACAATGACTACCCTATCACGAGTCTGCTCTGTCATACGATGACAATGTGTATCGGAAACGCTATCAGCAATATTTCAAAGCTGAATGTTCTTGATCCTCTCTGCAAGATCTACAACAGAAGCGGATTTGTAAGAAACGCGGGATTTGTCTTCAACGAATGCCTGCAGAACCACAGTCCTATCTCAATCTGCTTTATTGACATGGACGGTCTCAAAACGATAAACGACCTGTACGGCCATAAGGAAGGCGACTTCGCCATAAGAAGCATAGCTGATGCCATAAGCAGTTCATGTGATTCCATGGATGTATGCGGAAGATTCGGCGGCGATGAATTCGTAGTGCTCGGACGCGGTGATGATTTCATTGAAACATTCAGGCGCGATGTTGTAAAAAAACTTAAAGAGATCAACGAACAGTCCGGAAAACCGTATCCTATAGCCGCAAGTATCGGATACATCACCGAAATACCTCAGCGCAGGGATCAGCTTTTCGAGCTCATACAGAAAGCCGATGCGAAAATGTACGAAAACAAGAGAGCGAAAAAGTGTCAGAGAAAATAA
- a CDS encoding GlsB/YeaQ/YmgE family stress response membrane protein yields the protein MITLIVSVIVGAIIGSIAGKLMDNKRMGFWKNAFFGILGSAVGGYAGEFLHTGGLLINFVLSVAGACLVIFIARKITGRN from the coding sequence ATGATCACACTTATTGTTTCTGTTATAGTCGGCGCGATCATCGGTTCGATTGCCGGAAAACTGATGGACAACAAACGCATGGGATTCTGGAAAAATGCATTTTTCGGTATTCTCGGAAGTGCTGTCGGCGGATACGCAGGAGAATTTCTCCATACCGGAGGATTATTAATCAACTTTGTTCTTTCCGTTGCCGGTGCATGTCTTGTTATTTTCATTGCACGTAAAATAACAGGCAGAAACTGA
- a CDS encoding dockerin type I domain-containing protein, with translation MKKVNKFKKIAAALSAFACIGAMGGVQASAAETYYYGDVNYNSVIDITDLSVLAIHLVDKTPFDELQTTLMDFNKDGSADLVDLATLKQFISHSLTGETIIGTPYTPQAAPVTTVAEPTEQPPVTEPSVTDLPPVTTVTEAVTTAAVTTTVTEATTTEAVTTPAAPKEMVYYASDGEIYQGVTETTNSGFLGQSYVNYDNVLGSALTITVNAPEDGNYLMTVRFANGTDAARPLSIYAGNSDSYYSMNFGGTGSWTDWKENEIVISLKKGENKIKMAATTANGGPNIDVIKFIKTDKQAAELTDASVIPYEPPVSPGSRQMEKLSRSISSVKTANGMLVSWRSLATDPADTEFKLYRDGELIYTAGAGKATTYLDRSGSASSKYKVETFVNGSRSEINEENIVIGGDYLELKLNKPNGMNMPDGSSCTYSASDCSTADVDGDGKLEIIVKWDPSNAKDNSQSGYTGNVYLDCYTLEGKQLWRIDLGRNIRAGAHYTQFMVYDFDGDGKAEMICKTADGTKDATGKVIGDGSKDYRNSNGYILNGPEYLTVFNGQTGAAMDTVNYNPPRGNNIKSTWGDDYGNRCDRFLATVAYLDGKHPSAVMCRGYYTRATLAAYDWNGSKLTQRWFFDSYDGGTDKKGKPNSDYSSQGNHNLVSADVDGDGFDEIIYGSCTIDHDGKGLYSMKLGHGDAMHVSDFIPSRPGLEVWQCHEVSPWGCVLSDAKTGEIIFRYEGDKDTGRACAANIVPGNDAAEFWGARSSTLYSGAGQNIGSSSGLAVNFVINWDGDLESELLDGNTISEWTSGGVKTLLTAQGCVACNGTKNTPNLTADLFGDWREELVLHTEDSSALRIYATPYETEYRLFTLMHDSQYRTGVAAENTAYNQPPHTSFFLGTGYKLPSAPDVYYAK, from the coding sequence TTGAAAAAAGTTAATAAATTTAAAAAAATAGCTGCAGCTTTATCTGCTTTTGCATGTATCGGTGCAATGGGCGGAGTTCAGGCTTCAGCAGCGGAGACCTATTATTACGGCGATGTGAATTACAATTCAGTTATTGATATTACTGATCTTTCAGTACTGGCTATTCACCTTGTTGACAAAACTCCGTTTGATGAACTTCAGACCACACTTATGGACTTCAATAAAGACGGAAGCGCTGATCTTGTTGATCTTGCTACGCTCAAACAGTTCATTTCCCATTCACTTACAGGGGAGACCATAATAGGAACACCTTATACACCTCAGGCAGCTCCTGTTACAACAGTGGCAGAACCGACTGAACAGCCTCCTGTAACGGAACCGTCCGTAACTGATCTTCCTCCTGTTACAACAGTTACTGAAGCAGTTACAACGGCTGCAGTGACTACAACTGTTACCGAAGCGACTACGACTGAGGCTGTTACAACGCCTGCAGCTCCAAAGGAGATGGTTTACTACGCAAGTGACGGCGAGATCTACCAGGGCGTTACCGAAACAACGAACAGCGGTTTCCTCGGTCAGTCGTATGTAAACTATGACAACGTACTCGGTAGTGCTCTTACCATTACAGTAAACGCACCGGAAGACGGCAACTATCTTATGACTGTCCGTTTTGCAAACGGAACTGATGCAGCAAGACCACTCAGCATTTATGCGGGAAACAGCGACAGCTACTATTCAATGAACTTCGGCGGTACAGGCTCATGGACCGACTGGAAGGAAAACGAGATCGTCATTTCACTGAAGAAGGGTGAAAACAAGATCAAAATGGCTGCCACAACAGCAAACGGCGGTCCGAATATTGACGTTATAAAGTTTATAAAGACTGACAAACAGGCGGCTGAACTTACAGACGCATCAGTTATACCATATGAACCGCCGGTTTCACCTGGTTCAAGACAGATGGAGAAACTGAGCAGATCAATTTCATCTGTAAAGACTGCAAACGGAATGCTCGTAAGCTGGAGAAGCCTTGCGACAGATCCTGCCGATACGGAATTCAAACTCTACAGAGACGGTGAACTCATCTATACTGCCGGAGCAGGCAAGGCTACAACATACCTTGACAGATCAGGCAGCGCATCTTCAAAGTACAAGGTAGAGACATTCGTAAACGGTTCACGCAGTGAGATAAATGAAGAAAATATCGTTATCGGCGGCGATTATCTTGAACTCAAGCTCAACAAGCCGAACGGAATGAACATGCCGGACGGTTCTTCATGCACATATTCAGCATCTGACTGCTCAACAGCTGACGTTGACGGTGACGGCAAGCTCGAGATCATCGTTAAGTGGGATCCTTCAAATGCAAAGGATAACAGCCAGTCAGGCTACACCGGCAATGTCTACCTCGACTGCTACACACTCGAAGGAAAGCAGCTCTGGAGAATAGATCTCGGAAGAAACATCCGTGCAGGTGCTCACTATACACAGTTCATGGTTTACGACTTTGACGGAGACGGAAAGGCAGAAATGATCTGCAAGACTGCCGACGGTACAAAGGATGCGACAGGCAAGGTAATCGGTGACGGATCAAAGGATTACAGAAACTCAAACGGCTATATCCTGAACGGTCCTGAATACCTCACAGTATTCAACGGCCAGACAGGTGCGGCAATGGATACTGTAAACTACAATCCTCCGCGAGGCAATAATATCAAGTCCACATGGGGCGACGACTACGGCAACAGATGTGACCGTTTCCTCGCAACAGTAGCATATCTCGACGGAAAACATCCGAGTGCAGTTATGTGCCGCGGATACTACACAAGAGCAACACTTGCCGCATATGACTGGAACGGAAGCAAGCTTACACAGCGCTGGTTCTTCGACAGCTATGACGGCGGTACCGACAAGAAGGGCAAGCCGAACAGCGACTACAGCTCACAGGGTAACCATAACCTCGTATCTGCAGACGTTGACGGTGACGGATTCGACGAGATCATCTACGGTTCATGCACCATCGACCACGACGGCAAGGGCCTCTATTCAATGAAGCTCGGCCACGGTGACGCAATGCATGTAAGTGACTTCATTCCTTCAAGACCGGGTCTTGAAGTATGGCAGTGCCACGAAGTATCTCCATGGGGATGCGTTCTTTCAGATGCAAAGACAGGTGAGATCATCTTCCGCTACGAAGGCGACAAGGATACAGGACGTGCATGTGCAGCCAACATCGTTCCGGGCAACGACGCAGCTGAATTCTGGGGTGCAAGAAGCAGCACACTCTACAGCGGCGCAGGTCAGAACATCGGTTCATCAAGCGGTCTTGCAGTAAACTTCGTTATCAACTGGGACGGCGACCTCGAAAGCGAACTTCTCGATGGCAATACAATTTCCGAGTGGACATCAGGCGGAGTAAAGACACTTCTTACTGCTCAGGGATGCGTAGCATGCAACGGCACAAAGAATACTCCAAACCTTACAGCCGATCTCTTCGGTGACTGGCGTGAAGAACTCGTTCTCCACACAGAAGACAGCTCAGCTCTCAGAATCTACGCTACACCATACGAGACAGAGTACAGACTCTTCACTCTCATGCACGACAGCCAGTACAGAACAGGTGTTGCAGCTGAAAACACAGCATACAACCAGCCTCCGCACACAAGCTTCTTCCTCGGAACAGGCTATAAGCTCCCTTCAGCTCCGGATGTATATTACGCTAAATAA
- a CDS encoding helix-turn-helix transcriptional regulator, producing MTEEFVRNRITQLRLQKGVSEYQMSYDLGHSRGYVYNISSGKSLPPLSELFAICEYFEITPVEFFDEGVSNPELVQKAIEGMKQLDDSDQLMILNIINRLLK from the coding sequence ATGACTGAAGAATTTGTAAGGAATAGAATTACTCAGCTTCGGCTCCAGAAAGGTGTATCAGAATATCAGATGAGTTATGATCTTGGTCATAGCCGCGGATACGTTTATAATATTTCGTCTGGTAAATCACTTCCGCCTTTATCGGAACTGTTTGCAATATGCGAATATTTTGAAATAACACCTGTTGAGTTTTTTGATGAGGGTGTTTCCAATCCTGAACTAGTACAGAAAGCAATTGAAGGTATGAAACAGCTTGATGACAGTGATCAGCTTATGATTCTAAATATAATAAACCGACTTCTGAAATAA
- a CDS encoding dynamin family protein codes for MTDFKFTCEEARIEYEAKLGKLQKIADANYVTNEYLWDKTTEKYASKMLKVKAVLNSEGISEHITSKMFRDIDAFLKQCRDAEFHIALVGAIKAGKSTLINALLGYEYASTKVTPETASLTKFKKSDNNSVKVSFYSKEEWSELWKSAVDAKATVFLEEYESLNAENYKDKWLSHEDEVILCNDKDDLVSEIQKWTSSKSVEHYFVKEVEVGLEDFELPNGVILVDTPGLDDVVEYRSNITREYIDRANAVFSLC; via the coding sequence ATGACAGATTTTAAATTCACATGTGAAGAAGCAAGAATTGAATACGAAGCAAAATTAGGAAAATTACAGAAAATTGCGGATGCAAATTACGTTACAAATGAATATTTGTGGGATAAGACGACTGAAAAATATGCGTCGAAAATGTTAAAAGTTAAAGCTGTGCTGAACTCTGAAGGAATATCAGAACATATTACTTCTAAGATGTTCAGAGATATTGATGCATTCTTAAAGCAGTGCAGAGATGCAGAATTTCATATCGCTCTTGTTGGCGCTATAAAGGCTGGTAAGTCAACTCTTATAAATGCTCTTCTAGGCTATGAATATGCATCAACTAAGGTTACTCCGGAAACAGCGTCACTTACTAAATTTAAAAAAAGTGATAATAATAGTGTCAAAGTATCTTTTTATTCAAAAGAAGAGTGGTCGGAGTTATGGAAAAGTGCAGTTGATGCAAAAGCAACAGTATTTTTGGAAGAATACGAAAGTTTAAATGCAGAAAATTATAAGGATAAATGGCTGAGCCATGAAGATGAAGTTATACTGTGTAATGATAAAGATGATCTTGTTTCAGAAATTCAAAAATGGACGTCGTCAAAATCAGTGGAGCATTATTTTGTTAAAGAAGTAGAAGTTGGCCTGGAAGATTTCGAATTACCGAATGGAGTTATTCTGGTTGATACTCCTGGTCTTGACGATGTAGTTGAGTATAGATCTAATATTACAAGAGAATATATAGACAGAGCCAATGCTGTTTTTAGTCTGTGTTAA
- a CDS encoding HipA domain-containing protein — protein sequence MNCLCCGRTLSEDESFWHRKCIRSFFGTETIPEIEISEKSLELLVNETIQKGLTIPGVQKKLSLHLFSESKPRLTLVDYPTGFILKPQVSDFTALPESEHLVMSMAEKCGINTVPHGLLTIEDEYAYITRRTDRVFKKGKITDMYAMEDFCQLNLRLTQDKYKGSYERCAKIIEKYSSRPVLDLTELFIRLVFFFISGNSDMHLKNFSLIETAPGSKEYILSPAYDLLPVNIVMPEDKEQTALTLNGKKKNLRRKDFLVFADNCDIPQKAAEKIINKVISLENVFIKMAKESLLPDTMKEDFIALISERVSVLRPK from the coding sequence ATGAATTGCTTATGCTGCGGAAGAACTCTTTCCGAAGATGAATCTTTCTGGCACAGAAAATGCATACGTTCATTTTTCGGAACAGAAACAATACCTGAAATAGAAATAAGCGAGAAATCACTTGAACTCCTTGTAAATGAAACAATACAAAAAGGTCTTACCATACCGGGAGTTCAGAAAAAACTTTCACTTCACCTGTTTTCCGAATCAAAGCCAAGACTCACACTTGTGGACTACCCTACCGGATTCATCCTCAAACCACAGGTTTCAGATTTCACCGCACTTCCGGAGTCAGAACATCTTGTAATGTCCATGGCGGAAAAGTGCGGAATAAACACTGTTCCTCACGGACTTCTGACCATTGAAGATGAATATGCATACATCACCAGACGTACCGACCGTGTTTTTAAAAAAGGCAAAATAACTGACATGTATGCAATGGAGGATTTCTGCCAGCTTAACCTTCGTCTTACACAGGATAAATACAAAGGATCGTATGAACGCTGCGCAAAAATAATTGAAAAATACTCTTCAAGACCGGTACTCGATCTGACAGAACTATTTATAAGGCTTGTGTTCTTCTTCATTTCCGGCAATTCAGATATGCACTTAAAGAATTTCTCTCTTATTGAAACCGCTCCCGGAAGTAAAGAATATATTCTCTCCCCTGCTTACGACCTTCTTCCGGTCAATATAGTAATGCCCGAAGATAAGGAACAGACCGCACTGACTTTAAACGGCAAGAAAAAGAATCTTCGCCGCAAGGATTTCCTCGTTTTCGCCGACAACTGCGATATACCGCAAAAAGCAGCAGAAAAGATAATAAACAAAGTCATTTCGCTTGAAAACGTGTTTATCAAAATGGCAAAAGAATCACTGCTTCCGGATACTATGAAGGAAGATTTCATTGCACTTATATCTGAACGAGTATCGGTTCTCAGACCAAAATAA
- a CDS encoding HipA N-terminal domain-containing protein, translating to MTVYRTAFVYIRNIFAGTLSETDDGYLFEYDKEYLTSEKPLPVSLTLPLQNEKYTSGTLFPFFDGLIPEGWLLDIVSRNWKIDRNDRFGLLLAACRDSIGNVSIRSEKS from the coding sequence ATGACAGTGTACAGAACCGCCTTTGTTTATATCAGGAATATTTTCGCCGGAACATTGTCTGAAACTGATGACGGATATCTCTTTGAATACGACAAAGAATATCTCACATCAGAAAAACCGCTGCCTGTTTCACTGACACTTCCTTTACAGAATGAAAAATACACATCCGGAACGCTGTTTCCTTTTTTCGACGGACTCATACCGGAAGGATGGCTTCTTGACATTGTAAGCCGAAACTGGAAAATAGACAGAAACGACCGTTTCGGACTGCTTCTTGCAGCCTGCAGAGACAGTATCGGGAATGTAAGTATAAGGAGTGAAAAGTCATGA
- a CDS encoding helix-turn-helix transcriptional regulator yields MNKIAEFIKQKRKEAGLTQEEFAMRSGLGLRFVRELEQGKPTVRMDKVNQALAMFGMEAVPGRMDRK; encoded by the coding sequence ATGAATAAGATAGCTGAATTTATAAAGCAAAAAAGAAAAGAAGCCGGTCTTACCCAGGAGGAATTCGCAATGCGTTCCGGACTTGGATTACGCTTTGTACGCGAACTCGAACAGGGTAAACCGACTGTAAGAATGGATAAGGTAAATCAGGCGCTTGCAATGTTCGGAATGGAAGCTGTACCGGGAAGGATGGATAGAAAATGA
- a CDS encoding DUF234 domain-containing protein — translation MVVKTETGLLDKQLKILLDMETIQKTEPINRRNDSKKQFYEIVDNLMRFYFTFIFGKTGTIARIGEEQYYNRNISAVIEQFISRRLEGITLQYFHRAAVLGIYPDIDDFGSYWYDDPATRTNGEFDCVIRRGEKFDFYECKYFDRPMTLEECRKEKSQLEDIKGINVSETGFVCTGGFDFSETDGFVLIDGDKLYLHP, via the coding sequence ATGGTCGTGAAAACTGAAACCGGGCTTTTAGACAAACAGCTTAAGATACTTCTTGACATGGAAACAATTCAGAAAACTGAACCCATCAACCGCCGAAACGACAGTAAAAAGCAGTTCTACGAGATAGTGGATAATCTGATGCGCTTTTACTTCACTTTCATTTTCGGTAAAACTGGAACTATCGCACGTATAGGCGAAGAACAGTATTATAACCGTAATATCTCTGCCGTGATCGAACAGTTCATAAGCAGACGTCTTGAAGGCATCACTCTGCAGTATTTTCACAGAGCAGCCGTACTCGGCATATATCCTGACATAGACGATTTCGGCAGCTACTGGTACGACGATCCAGCAACAAGGACAAACGGCGAGTTCGACTGTGTAATCAGACGCGGAGAAAAATTTGATTTCTACGAATGCAAATACTTCGACAGACCTATGACACTCGAAGAATGCCGTAAAGAAAAATCCCAGCTTGAAGATATAAAAGGTATAAACGTTTCTGAAACCGGCTTTGTCTGTACCGGCGGATTTGACTTCAGCGAAACTGATGGTTTTGTTCTTATAGATGGGGATAAGCTTTATTTACACCCTTAA
- a CDS encoding ATP-binding protein, with product MKKILLIIDEYPYLKQTKKKNEVDSYMQSFIDRLPENVKLILCGSYITIMKELLEEGNPLFGRFSLIQHIRDFDYLDAAKFYPDLPVRDKVAFYAVFGGSPYVLENLDTSLTIRNNIEHLLLPETGIIRSHIENIMLKEIQKTFDARILEIIGNGKKTLQ from the coding sequence ATAAAAAAAATCCTGCTTATCATAGACGAATATCCTTATCTCAAACAAACGAAAAAGAAAAATGAAGTCGATTCCTATATGCAGTCTTTTATAGACAGGCTGCCTGAAAATGTAAAACTGATTCTCTGCGGTTCATATATCACAATCATGAAGGAACTGCTCGAAGAAGGCAATCCGCTGTTCGGAAGATTTTCACTGATCCAGCATATACGCGATTTCGACTATCTAGATGCGGCAAAGTTCTACCCTGATCTTCCGGTAAGAGATAAGGTCGCATTCTACGCAGTTTTCGGAGGAAGCCCTTATGTTCTGGAAAATCTGGATACATCACTGACGATCCGTAATAATATAGAACATCTTCTTTTGCCTGAAACAGGGATCATCAGATCGCATATTGAAAATATTATGCTTAAGGAAATACAGAAAACTTTTGACGCCAGAATACTTGAGATCATCGGTAACGGCAAAAAAACGTTACAGTGA
- a CDS encoding AAA family ATPase, producing the protein MFIGREKELAQLKSELSAWKRKTAVLVYGKRRVGKSTLIKEAAKSFDGVVINYMCVTSTFEGNLELIYQSVSEGLGLPDIRFSSLFDMLDYLKTQDKKNPAYHRRISLSQTNEKEK; encoded by the coding sequence ATGTTTATCGGCAGAGAAAAGGAACTTGCTCAGCTTAAATCTGAACTTTCAGCATGGAAACGAAAGACTGCTGTACTTGTCTACGGAAAGCGCAGAGTCGGAAAATCCACTCTGATAAAAGAAGCCGCAAAGAGCTTTGACGGTGTTGTGATCAACTATATGTGTGTCACAAGCACGTTTGAGGGAAATCTTGAACTTATCTATCAGAGTGTTTCAGAAGGACTTGGTCTTCCGGATATTCGTTTCAGTTCACTTTTTGACATGCTCGATTATCTGAAAACACAGGATAAAAAAAATCCTGCTTATCATAGACGAATATCCTTATCTCAAACAAACGAAAAAGAAAAATGA